CTGGCGCCGCTCCGACCGCCCCATCCTGCTGCATGCGCCCGACGTCGGCGCGCCGACCGTGTCCGAGGGCGACGCGCACGCGTTCGGCTCCTATCACCGCCCGACGCTGCTGCGCGAAGGCGGCCGGTTCCGACTGTGGTTCGACTACTGGGCGGGGCGCGAGAAAGGCCTGGCAATGGGCTACGCGGAGAACCGTGGCGATTTCCTCAACGCGCATGACTGGCGCGTGGTGCGCGCGGACGACGATCCGTGCCTGGCGCAGTTCCCCAACCCCGACGTGGTGCGCGCCGGGGACCTGCTGCACGCGTTCGGCGATCCGGCCGTGGATGGCGAGCACCCGTGGCGCAGCCGCAAGATCGTGGAGGCGGTCTCGCGCGACGGCTTGCGGTGGCTGGTCCTCGGCCACGTACGGCCCGACGCGGACGCGGAGGCCATCCACGTGCCGGAGGCCCTCGTTCGCCGCGCGGACGGGCGGACGGTGCTCGACCTCTTCTACGCGTGTCAGGTCGGCGGCGCGCCCTACGACTACCGCTACGACCGCATCCGGCGCATGAGCCGCACGCTGGACACCGTCGGGGAGCGAGGGCTGGCCGCCCTGTGGGACGGCGCCTTCGTGCGGCGCTGAGCGCGCCCTACGGCACCTCTCCGGGCCACTCCGTGCCCGCGAGGCTCGCAGCGTACGCTCCCTCGCCCCGGTTGGATGCCGTGATGCTGGCCTGCGCCGCCGCCTCCTGGCGCGCGGTCAGCATCACGGCGGCCGTGTAGCCGAGCAGCAGCAGGCAGGCGACTGGCACGCCGATGCCCGCGAAGCCGCGCACGATCCCTACCGAGGCCGGCACGCGCCACACGCGGCTCAGGGCGACCAGCAGCCCGGCCACCAGCAGCGGGAGCGCGGGCGCGTAGACCGCCCACAGGAGCGCCGCCGAAGCCGCCGGGGCCGCGCGCTCGTTGCCCATCAAGGCCAGCGCTGCCGGCACGTAGACCGAAGCGCACTGAAACTGGAAGGCGACCAGCCACAGCGCCAACGCCGCGCCGGAGGCCGCCACCGCGACCCCGGCCGCCTCTCTCGGGAGCCCGTCCAGGCGCGCGGCGGCCGCCGACGCCAGAAGAGCGCCGCCGAGCAGGGCGCCGAGCAGGAGCGGCGTGCCGGGCCAGCCCCCGAGTCCCGATAGCACCGCGACGGCGCTGACAGCGCCCAGGGCCGCCCCGCCCGCCAGCGCCCGGCGCATGGCCGTCGGCAGCGGGCGTCCGCCGCGCATGGGCGCCGTCCGCGCGAGTGCCTCGCTTCCGAGACCGAGCAGCAGCATCCAGAGAGCGTTCAGCAGCAGCGGGATGTCCCACGCCCACCAGCGCGCGACATCGCCGACGCGGCTGAGGGGGAGGGAGTAGAACGCGCGCCCGCCCCCTCGCGCCAACGCTCCGGCCGCACGCTCGGCGCGCGCCCGCCGCGCCTCCTCCGGATGCCCGATTCGCTCCATGTACGCCGTGTACGCGGCCATCCGCCGCGCGGTCCAGACCTCTTGGTCCCTCGGCGCCGCGGGCTCCACCTCGCCGCCGGGCGTCCCCGTGGCGATCGCGGCGATGGCGATGCCGACCAGGGAGCCGATCAGGCTCTCCGAGCGCGCGCGCATCCGGCCGCCGATGCGACCCAGCGCGCGGCGGATCGTCAGGCCGTCCTCCGGCCTGCCGGCGCGCTCCGCGTCGATGGCCATCGCCAGGCCCATGCGCGCGACGGCCCGCATCCCGGCGAGGTGCGGGTAGACGGTAACGGCATCGACCGTCAGCCGGCCGAGGGCGCTGCGGTCGCCGAGTCCCTCCCGCTGCATCTGCTCGGCCCCCGCCACCTCCACACGACAGTAGTCGTTCCAGCCGGGCCGTGCCGACGCGCTCAGCAGCGCCTGCACGGCCTCCTGGTCGCGGTGCCCGGCGAAGAGGCCGAGGGCGCGCATCAGGGGGAAGAAGCTGTTGGTCGGGTCGAGACGCTCGCCAGCGAGTGCGTCCCTATCGAAGCGCGCCAGCGCCTCGGGCGCGGGCGACTTGCGACGCCGCGTGCGGTCCACCGGGCGCGAGCGCGGCGGGTCATCGTTCTCGTCCCGATCGATGCGAACCGCTTCAAGCGCGGCGAAACGCAGAGCGGTCGCGTAGACGGCAGGCTCGTCCGGGAAACGAGCCTTCAGCGCGCGGATCGCCTCGGAACGCTCCTCGGCCGACGCGGGCCGGCGGACCGCGGAGGCGACCTGAACACCGAGGTCGCGCGGGTGCCGGGCGGCGTACGCCACCAACCCCGCGGCGTAGGTCGAGGTGCCCGCCTCCGGGGCGATCTCCGCTCCAACGAGGAGCTTGCGCACGCCGAGTGAGGCTGCCGCGCGGCTTGCGCCGAGCGGCGGCAGGCAAAGGGCAAGTTGATCGCGGACGATCCAGCCGGTCATCGGCATCGCGATTAGGACGAGCAGGGCTCCGGCGGTCAGGCCTACAAGAACCGCGCGTCGGGAAGACCGGGTGACCATCGATGCCTCCTCAGGTTACCGGGCGGTCGCCCCGGCTGGAGCGGCACGCGGACGGGTCGGTTTCGGGCCGCGACTCCTTGCGTGGCACGTCGGGTTCCAGCCGCCCGAGGAGGCCGGCCAGCGAGCCGCCGGTCAGCACCGGCGCCTCGAGCGCGCGCTCGATGAGCTCCGGGGATGCGGCCGAGGCGTCGCGGACCGCGGGGACCGGAAGCGGAGCGCGGGCGCACCAGAGCGCCAGTGCCGCGGTGACGGCGGCGGAGCAGAGCGCGCTGGCCGCGGCGGCGCGCAGCGGCGACCGGGCGGGCGCCAGAGGGGCGGGCGTCGCCGTCAGCCGGCGCCGGACGTCGGCCCACCGGTCGAGCGTGGCAGGCGTCGGTTCGGCGGCGACCTCGCGCAGGGCATCCACGGCCGAGCGCACGCGCCCCGCCTCCGCGGCACAGGCAGGACACCGTGTGATGTGCTCACGAACCCTGGCCTCGTCAGAGTTCGAAAGCCGCCCCCAGGCGTCGTCCCACAGCCGCGCCCGCGCGCGCCGACAGGCGCCCCATGCAGTCATCGTCTACTCCTCCGTCTCGATCACGCCGGCCAGCCGGTCCTTCAGACGCCGGCGGGCACGGAACAAGCGCACATGGACGCACGCGCGAGAGCAGCCGAGCACGCGCGCCGTCTCCTCGGGGCCCAGACCCTCCAGGTCACGCAGAACGATCACCTCGCGCTCCGCCGGACGCAGGGAAGCGATGGCCGCGCGCACGGCGATCGCGCGCATCCGGCGCTCCAGCGGCAGGGCGGGGTCGCCCAATGGGTCTTCCAGGTGCTCCAGACCCGCGCCGGCCGGCATCTCCGCGCCGCGGCGGCGCGAACGGAGGCGGTCGCGGCAGGTGTTCGCGCAGATGCGAAGGAGCCAGGTCTCGAGCGGGCAGTCGCCGCGGAAGCGGTGGAGCGCCTGGAACGCGCGAACGAAGGTGTCCTGCGCGGCATCGTCGGCTTCCTCCCAGTTCGCGAGCATGTGGTAGGCATAGCGGAAGACGAGCGCGTGGTGTCGGCGGTAGGCCGTCTCGAACGCGTCGAGGTCGCCGGGGCGGCACACGTCGGCAGCGCCGTCGAGTTCCATCCTGGCCGCCATCGTCGCCTCTGTCCGCGCCATCATGGCCCGCTGGGCTCCTTCCTACCATAGAGACGCGCGGCGCGCCCGCCGATTACAGGGAAAGCGGCTGGCGCACGCGCGCGGGCAGTTTGGTCACGGCGGCAGCCTGCATCGGGCCACCTCGGTCCGCGGCGAACCCTCCGCGTGGCACGCGAGCGTCGACCGCCGGCGTACTTGTGAGCGTAGCGGCCGGGCCCCTTCGGGAGGCCGCAGACGGGGCGAGCCCACGGCGCGCGTCGGCCGCCCATGACCGGGGCCGCGCCGGGCGGCCGCGCCCGCTCACGGAGACATCAGCCATGTCCTCTGCAGTCATCCCGCGCCGTTTGATGGTTCTGCTCGCCACCCTCACGCTCCTGGGGGCCACGGCGCCGGCGCGCGCCACGCCGGCGCTTGAGCGATTCGGCTTCCGCTGGGACGCGGCCTGGACGTGGGAGCAGCTAGAGGCGCGCGCGGCGCGTGAGGGCGATGGGCCCGCCGCGGGCGTGCGGGAGTTGCGGGGTCAGGTGCCGCTGGCGATGGCGCGCGTCCTGTTCCGGCACCTGGCCCGTCTGCCCAACATGCTCGACGCGCGCCGCGTTGGCCAGCGCGCGGCCATCGATCGCGGCTCGCAGCGGACGCGCGGCGCCGAGCAGGCGCTCTCCGAGGCGACGCGCACCCTGGCCCCACGCAACGATCTGGCCGGCATGTTGGAGTGCGCCCGTGCACTCGCGGCGGCCCGCGCCC
This genomic interval from Chthonomonadales bacterium contains the following:
- a CDS encoding zf-HC2 domain-containing protein — protein: MTAWGACRRARARLWDDAWGRLSNSDEARVREHITRCPACAAEAGRVRSAVDALREVAAEPTPATLDRWADVRRRLTATPAPLAPARSPLRAAAASALCSAAVTAALALWCARAPLPVPAVRDASAASPELIERALEAPVLTGGSLAGLLGRLEPDVPRKESRPETDPSACRSSRGDRPVT
- a CDS encoding sigma-70 family RNA polymerase sigma factor encodes the protein MMARTEATMAARMELDGAADVCRPGDLDAFETAYRRHHALVFRYAYHMLANWEEADDAAQDTFVRAFQALHRFRGDCPLETWLLRICANTCRDRLRSRRRGAEMPAGAGLEHLEDPLGDPALPLERRMRAIAVRAAIASLRPAEREVIVLRDLEGLGPEETARVLGCSRACVHVRLFRARRRLKDRLAGVIETEE